One window of Rasiella rasia genomic DNA carries:
- a CDS encoding ABC transporter permease: MAKYVLQKIGYALLTLFGVVTVIFILFAILPGDPARMMLGQNENAEQLANVKKKYGFDKPISKQYLYYINDLAPLSFHSTNAEDYTFRSNGKYSAAHLFTIGAIDVVIKWPYLRASFQKNGKEVSAVIKETLPNTFVLAISAIVIAMFLGIFLGILSVLFKDGWVDKLIQLVSTFGMSVPSFFSAIIFAWLFGYVLHEYTNLNMTGSLYEVDDFGNGTYIQWKNIILPAVVLGIRPLAVVTQLMRNSLLEVLSQDYIRTAKAKGLSFWKIIKRHALKNSLNPVVTAISGWFASMLAGAVFVEYIFGWNGLGKEIVDALNTLDLPIIMGAVLVIASLFIVINIFVDIIYGWLDPKVRT, encoded by the coding sequence GTGGCAAAGTATGTACTTCAAAAAATAGGATATGCGTTATTGACGCTTTTTGGGGTTGTTACCGTTATCTTTATTTTATTTGCCATTTTACCAGGAGACCCAGCTCGTATGATGCTCGGGCAAAATGAAAATGCAGAACAACTGGCAAACGTAAAAAAGAAGTATGGCTTCGATAAGCCAATATCTAAGCAATACTTATATTATATAAACGATTTAGCTCCTCTTTCGTTTCATAGCACCAATGCCGAAGATTATACTTTTCGGTCTAACGGAAAGTATAGTGCCGCCCATTTATTTACAATTGGAGCAATAGATGTTGTAATAAAGTGGCCATATTTAAGAGCGTCTTTTCAGAAAAACGGTAAAGAGGTGAGCGCAGTCATTAAAGAAACACTGCCCAATACCTTTGTTCTTGCCATTTCTGCTATTGTAATTGCAATGTTTCTAGGTATTTTTTTAGGAATTTTATCGGTACTTTTTAAAGATGGCTGGGTCGATAAGCTTATTCAGTTAGTCAGTACGTTTGGGATGAGTGTTCCTTCTTTTTTTAGTGCGATTATTTTTGCTTGGTTGTTTGGATATGTACTTCATGAATACACAAACTTAAATATGACCGGGAGTCTGTACGAAGTAGATGATTTCGGAAATGGTACGTATATTCAATGGAAAAACATCATACTACCTGCTGTTGTACTAGGAATTAGACCTTTGGCAGTAGTGACTCAACTTATGCGTAACTCGTTGTTGGAAGTGTTGAGCCAAGACTATATTCGCACCGCCAAGGCAAAAGGACTTTCGTTTTGGAAAATAATTAAACGACATGCATTAAAAAATTCTTTAAATCCTGTAGTTACTGCTATTTCTGGATGGTTTGCTTCTATGCTGGCAGGAGCCGTTTTTGTAGAATACATCTTTGGCTGGAACGGTCTTGGAAAAGAAATTGTAGATGCGCTTAACACATTAGATTTACCAATTATTATGGGTGCGGTTCTGGTTATTGCCTCTTTGTTTATTGTAATCAATATCTTTGTAGATATAATTTACGGTTGGTTAGATCCTAAAGTGAGAACATAG
- the folP gene encoding dihydropteroate synthase, translating to MGIINVTPDSFYDGGRTTILRDVIAQAEKMMRHGATFLDIGGYSSRPGSTHISEEEELSRVVPTIEALSKEFPEAYLSIDTFRSKVALNAIAAGAGLVNDISGGSLDDGMFTTVAKLGVPYILMHLKGTPQSMNTHAQYQNITKEVLYYFSEKIAKARAAGINDIIADPGFGFSKTPEHNFELLQHLELFKSLETPYLVGISRKSTIYKTLNTSPEEALNGTTVLNTVALLKGASILRVHDVKEAVECVTLLHAMNNTD from the coding sequence ATGGGAATAATTAACGTAACGCCCGATTCGTTTTACGATGGAGGTCGTACTACCATATTGAGAGATGTGATTGCTCAAGCTGAAAAAATGATGCGTCATGGCGCTACTTTTTTAGACATTGGTGGTTACAGCTCCAGACCAGGAAGTACTCATATTTCCGAAGAAGAAGAATTAAGCCGTGTTGTCCCAACTATTGAGGCCCTTAGTAAAGAATTTCCTGAAGCCTACCTTTCTATAGACACTTTTAGAAGCAAGGTGGCACTAAACGCTATAGCTGCTGGCGCCGGATTAGTAAACGACATAAGTGGTGGTTCGCTAGACGACGGTATGTTTACAACTGTTGCTAAACTTGGTGTTCCGTATATATTAATGCATCTAAAAGGGACTCCTCAATCCATGAATACTCATGCACAATACCAAAATATTACCAAAGAAGTATTGTATTATTTTTCGGAAAAAATAGCAAAAGCTAGAGCCGCTGGCATAAATGATATCATTGCAGATCCTGGTTTTGGGTTTTCAAAAACCCCCGAGCATAATTTTGAATTGCTACAGCATTTAGAGCTGTTTAAATCGTTAGAAACACCATATTTAGTAGGGATTTCAAGAAAATCAACAATTTACAAAACGCTGAACACATCCCCAGAAGAAGCCCTAAACGGAACCACAGTACTAAATACTGTAGCGCTTCTTAAAGGCGCAAGTATATTACGAGTACACGACGTAAAAGAAGCCGTTGAATGTGTAACCTTGTTACATGCAATGAACAATACAGACTAA
- a CDS encoding BT_3928 family protein yields the protein MKYIVGFLRIFVGIFFIISGFIKLNDPVGFSFKLKDYFAPDVLNLEFLVPFALAIAIFVVIFEVLLGIMLIVGYAKKFTLWSLLLMILFFTFLTFYSAYFNKVTDCGCFGDALKLTPWESFWKDVVLSIMILILFFGKRHIQPFFSKFGRTIIVFVCFIASMAFAYYVLQHLPWIDFRAYKIGANIQEGMEVPEGAPKPIFEYNWKFNVNGAEKIVTTNGDYPDQEGEFIEVETTEIQKGYEPPVHDFSIEREDEDYTSHFLEAENLIVVIAYNLQNTEFDGFANMRTITDKALKLGYQVIGLSASSQEKTTQLAEDYNLNFKFYFCDETTLKTIVRSNPGVLELQKGTITQKLHWNDALELKLEQQEKAAPTLDVGLKQRLDSIAILDQRYRKLMQADTREARKALGEEMGLSEAEYNGNLWEMQEVVDSANMVFVDRIFNEKGYPGKSLVGEPTNTAAWYVLQHNPDRISEYLPMIKKAGEAGELPFRLVAMMEDRYLMNQGKMQVYGTQGRTDDGGSYIWPIENPETVNERREKAGFTQTVEMYAKDLFGEDFVYEIRTLEDVNQE from the coding sequence ATGAAATACATTGTAGGCTTTCTTAGAATATTTGTTGGAATCTTTTTCATTATTAGCGGCTTTATTAAGTTAAACGACCCCGTAGGATTTTCGTTTAAATTGAAAGATTACTTCGCTCCAGATGTACTTAATTTAGAGTTTTTAGTGCCTTTTGCCTTAGCCATTGCAATTTTTGTGGTCATTTTTGAAGTGCTATTAGGTATTATGCTCATAGTAGGATATGCTAAAAAGTTTACGCTTTGGAGCCTGCTACTTATGATTCTGTTCTTTACTTTTTTAACGTTTTACTCTGCGTATTTCAATAAAGTTACAGACTGTGGTTGCTTCGGAGATGCCTTAAAATTAACTCCTTGGGAGTCGTTTTGGAAAGATGTGGTGTTAAGTATAATGATTCTTATACTCTTCTTCGGAAAACGTCATATACAACCCTTCTTTTCAAAGTTTGGAAGAACCATCATTGTTTTTGTGTGTTTTATAGCCAGTATGGCGTTTGCATATTATGTCCTACAACACCTGCCGTGGATAGATTTTAGAGCGTATAAAATAGGTGCTAATATTCAAGAAGGAATGGAAGTGCCTGAAGGCGCCCCGAAACCAATCTTTGAGTACAACTGGAAGTTCAATGTTAACGGCGCAGAAAAAATAGTAACCACCAACGGCGATTATCCAGATCAGGAAGGTGAGTTTATTGAAGTTGAAACTACAGAGATTCAGAAGGGGTATGAACCACCTGTGCACGATTTCAGCATAGAAAGAGAAGATGAAGACTACACTTCACATTTTTTAGAAGCAGAAAACTTAATCGTTGTAATTGCCTATAATCTACAAAACACCGAATTTGATGGCTTTGCAAATATGCGTACTATCACAGATAAAGCATTGAAATTAGGATATCAAGTAATAGGTCTTTCTGCATCTAGTCAAGAAAAAACCACACAACTTGCTGAGGATTATAATCTGAATTTCAAATTTTATTTCTGTGATGAAACAACGCTAAAAACTATTGTACGTAGTAATCCAGGGGTCTTAGAGTTACAAAAAGGAACTATCACGCAAAAACTTCATTGGAACGATGCGCTAGAGTTAAAACTAGAACAGCAGGAAAAGGCAGCACCTACGTTAGATGTTGGATTAAAGCAGCGATTAGATAGTATTGCAATTCTAGATCAGCGGTATCGAAAATTAATGCAGGCAGATACACGAGAAGCGAGAAAGGCGCTAGGTGAAGAAATGGGACTTTCAGAAGCAGAGTACAATGGAAATCTCTGGGAAATGCAGGAAGTTGTAGATAGTGCCAATATGGTTTTTGTTGATAGGATTTTTAATGAAAAAGGATACCCTGGAAAATCGTTGGTTGGTGAACCAACAAATACGGCGGCTTGGTATGTATTACAACACAACCCAGATAGAATTTCAGAATACCTTCCAATGATTAAAAAAGCGGGTGAAGCTGGAGAGCTACCCTTTAGATTAGTAGCCATGATGGAAGACAGATATTTAATGAATCAAGGAAAAATGCAGGTGTATGGTACACAAGGCAGAACAGATGATGGCGGTTCTTATATTTGGCCTATTGAAAATCCAGAAACTGTAAACGAACGACGTGAAAAAGCTGGATTTACTCAAACTGTAGAAATGTATGCCAAAGATTTATTTGGAGAAGATTTCGTATATGAAATACGCACCTTAGAAGATGTAAATCAAGAATAG
- a CDS encoding DUF1599 domain-containing protein, with amino-acid sequence MVDTSEQYNEVIETCRTLFINKMKDYGSAWRILRLPSLTDQIFIKAQRIRGLQQNVEQKVEEGQESEFIGIINYSIMALVQIEKGVVEQPDLSLEEATQCYDEQVAVTKQLMLDKNHDYGEAWRDMRVSSLTDLILQKLLRVKQIEDNQGQTLVSEGIDANYQDMINYAVFALILIAQNSASAKISKS; translated from the coding sequence ATGGTAGATACTTCAGAACAATATAATGAGGTGATAGAAACCTGTCGCACCTTGTTCATAAACAAGATGAAAGATTATGGTAGTGCGTGGCGTATTTTAAGGTTGCCATCGCTTACCGATCAGATTTTTATAAAAGCGCAGCGCATTCGTGGGCTCCAACAGAACGTAGAACAGAAAGTAGAGGAGGGTCAAGAAAGCGAATTTATTGGTATTATAAATTATAGTATTATGGCGCTGGTACAAATTGAAAAGGGCGTTGTAGAACAACCTGATCTTTCACTAGAAGAAGCTACCCAATGTTATGACGAACAAGTGGCGGTTACTAAACAATTGATGTTAGATAAAAACCACGATTATGGCGAAGCTTGGCGTGATATGCGCGTGAGTAGTCTAACAGATCTAATACTTCAGAAACTACTTCGAGTAAAACAAATAGAAGATAACCAAGGACAAACGTTAGTTAGCGAAGGTATAGATGCAAATTACCAGGACATGATTAATTATGCGGTGTTCGCCCTTATTTTGATCGCACAAAATAGTGCAAGTGCCAAAATTTCAAAATCATAA
- the tpiA gene encoding triose-phosphate isomerase, whose protein sequence is MRQKIVAGNWKMNNDLSATQDLLKDLKQQVFPEEVIVMVAPSFTNLYPAFETLREHPVEVIAQNMHQSKNGAFTGEVSASMLQSVGVNTVIIGHSERRAYFQESDAQLAEKVNTALENDMKVIFCVGEELADRNHGDHFEVIKAQLERGLFHIAEKSWKQIVVAYEPVWAIGTGETASPQQAQEMHAVIRETITEQYSKAVGQNLSILYGGSVKPTNAAEIFGKEDVDGGLIGGASLKASDFMAIVNAFS, encoded by the coding sequence ATGAGACAGAAAATAGTAGCTGGAAACTGGAAGATGAATAATGATTTATCTGCTACACAAGACCTTTTAAAAGATTTGAAACAACAAGTTTTTCCAGAAGAAGTTATTGTCATGGTGGCTCCATCTTTTACAAATCTATACCCAGCTTTCGAAACCTTACGAGAGCACCCAGTTGAGGTTATTGCTCAGAATATGCATCAGTCTAAAAATGGGGCTTTTACAGGAGAGGTTTCTGCTAGTATGCTTCAGAGCGTGGGTGTGAATACAGTTATTATTGGCCATAGTGAGCGACGTGCTTATTTTCAAGAGAGTGATGCGCAGTTAGCCGAGAAAGTAAACACAGCATTAGAGAATGATATGAAGGTGATTTTTTGCGTTGGTGAAGAGCTTGCAGATAGAAATCATGGTGATCATTTTGAAGTAATTAAAGCACAGTTGGAAAGAGGTTTGTTTCATATTGCTGAGAAGAGCTGGAAACAAATTGTTGTAGCCTATGAGCCAGTTTGGGCAATTGGAACAGGTGAAACTGCTAGTCCGCAGCAAGCTCAAGAAATGCATGCTGTTATACGTGAGACGATAACAGAGCAATACTCAAAAGCAGTTGGACAAAATCTGTCTATATTATATGGGGGTAGTGTAAAACCAACCAATGCTGCTGAAATTTTTGGAAAAGAAGATGTAGACGGTGGCTTAATTGGAGGGGCCTCTTTAAAAGCATCAGATTTCATGGCTATTGTGAATGCGTTCTCCTAA
- a CDS encoding tetratricopeptide repeat-containing sensor histidine kinase, with protein MQKQLLLIVILLACVPFYAQEQNIDSLKQVLLTSNDTSAKASAYKSILQNVTEDSLAFQKYLHEGIDFSRKISDKKTELELAFAYCQNLYDTGHYDKVIGKVDSLHSLFEKEGLIALKAKLYNIAGSAYCMKSDYANGSVQFLEYLETAKRLEDDPKSVALANNNIGMSLLNMKRYKQAIPYIENSLEFQQKYDSKVKARAHWNLGICHMELLEYDKALQIFIAGVEEANRVGDAYGAAGNQTCIASVLSRQRNFDEGIPAYIKAYEMSVDANLEDFKVIEALSGVIWGYNMSSQAEKAVKYIAIADSIIEANNMPDIRNREYLFFKSTNLMLRGKPMEADPYFLRYEKALDSMYDVKNIEIIQEKETEFRTKEKEQMVELQKAKLDFQNLLIILLGCGVVLLALIGFLIYRQQRLKIKHQEQEQALKEALHVLETTNKLEEQRLRISKELHDNIGSQLTYLASAAQNIGHGITLTTTEVTQEKLEKLSDFSQEAIRDLRDTIWVMNRSSISWDDLVERVRYLTHKVANTTGIDVVVTKTGADTVLLDPAQTMNIFRIIQEAINNAVKHAQASKIEVAIVADKQPVVKIIDNGIGYNPSEVFNNSNGLTNMKSRAQVLDADLEITSTNKGTEVSLKLPPLS; from the coding sequence ATGCAAAAGCAGCTACTTCTTATAGTTATCTTACTTGCGTGTGTGCCATTTTATGCACAAGAACAAAATATAGATAGCCTTAAGCAGGTGCTTTTAACTTCTAACGATACTAGTGCTAAGGCATCTGCTTATAAATCAATTCTTCAGAATGTAACAGAAGATTCATTGGCTTTCCAAAAGTATCTTCATGAAGGGATTGATTTCTCTCGAAAAATATCAGATAAAAAAACCGAATTAGAATTGGCTTTCGCGTACTGTCAGAATTTATATGATACTGGGCACTATGATAAAGTAATTGGTAAGGTTGATTCTTTGCATTCTCTTTTTGAAAAAGAGGGGTTGATAGCGCTAAAGGCTAAATTGTATAATATAGCAGGAAGTGCCTATTGCATGAAATCTGATTATGCAAATGGCTCTGTACAATTCTTAGAATACTTAGAAACAGCAAAGCGATTAGAAGATGATCCAAAGAGTGTTGCATTGGCAAACAACAATATAGGGATGTCTTTACTCAATATGAAACGCTATAAACAAGCCATTCCGTACATAGAAAATTCGTTAGAGTTTCAGCAAAAGTATGATTCAAAAGTAAAGGCTAGAGCTCATTGGAATTTGGGTATCTGCCATATGGAACTTTTGGAGTACGACAAAGCCTTACAAATATTTATAGCGGGTGTTGAAGAGGCAAACAGGGTGGGAGATGCGTATGGAGCAGCTGGAAACCAGACTTGCATTGCTTCTGTGCTTTCTAGACAACGAAATTTTGATGAGGGAATTCCTGCGTATATAAAAGCCTATGAGATGAGCGTTGATGCAAACCTTGAGGATTTTAAAGTAATTGAAGCACTTAGTGGTGTTATCTGGGGGTATAACATGTCATCACAAGCAGAAAAGGCAGTTAAGTATATCGCAATTGCAGACAGTATTATTGAAGCGAATAATATGCCTGACATTAGAAACAGAGAATATCTTTTCTTTAAAAGTACCAACCTCATGCTGCGTGGTAAGCCTATGGAAGCAGATCCTTATTTTCTGAGATATGAAAAGGCTCTAGACAGTATGTATGATGTAAAGAATATTGAGATTATACAGGAAAAGGAAACCGAATTTCGAACCAAGGAAAAAGAACAGATGGTCGAGCTGCAAAAGGCAAAGCTAGACTTTCAAAACTTACTTATCATTCTGTTGGGCTGTGGTGTGGTTTTGCTTGCGCTGATTGGGTTTTTAATTTATCGTCAACAACGACTAAAAATTAAGCATCAAGAGCAAGAACAAGCTCTTAAAGAAGCTTTACACGTGCTGGAGACTACAAATAAATTAGAAGAACAGCGTCTTCGTATTTCGAAAGAATTACACGATAATATTGGTTCTCAACTTACCTATCTTGCAAGTGCAGCGCAGAATATAGGTCATGGTATTACGTTGACTACAACCGAAGTAACTCAAGAAAAATTAGAGAAACTTTCAGACTTTAGTCAAGAAGCAATAAGAGACTTGCGCGATACTATTTGGGTTATGAATAGAAGTTCTATTTCTTGGGACGATTTAGTAGAACGCGTAAGATATCTTACCCATAAAGTAGCAAATACAACAGGAATTGATGTTGTCGTTACAAAAACAGGTGCCGATACTGTTTTGCTAGATCCTGCGCAAACCATGAACATTTTTAGAATTATACAAGAGGCCATTAATAATGCAGTAAAACATGCACAAGCCAGTAAGATTGAAGTTGCCATTGTCGCTGATAAGCAACCTGTTGTGAAGATTATTGATAACGGAATTGGCTACAACCCCTCAGAAGTATTTAATAATAGTAATGGGTTGACGAATATGAAATCTAGAGCACAAGTATTAGATGCTGACTTAGAAATTACAAGTACTAATAAAGGGACCGAAGTTAGTTTGAAATTACCACCTCTGTCATAA
- a CDS encoding SsrA-binding protein produces MKKKLFKILAKANKVLLPSFTKRKLDLAKASKFQLAIFAYKLWVTKNALD; encoded by the coding sequence ATGAAAAAAAAGCTTTTTAAAATACTTGCAAAGGCAAACAAAGTATTGTTACCTAGTTTTACGAAGCGTAAGTTGGATTTAGCAAAGGCATCAAAGTTTCAGTTAGCAATTTTTGCATACAAACTATGGGTAACAAAAAACGCTCTGGATTAA
- a CDS encoding ATP-dependent Clp protease adaptor ClpS encodes MSTQEKQLEDLLLAEKVNKQNEIVLYNDDVNTFDHVIDTLMYACEHTPEQAEQCSIIVHYKGKCTVKTGSLSELKPRCSMLLDAGLSAEIV; translated from the coding sequence ATGAGCACCCAAGAAAAACAACTTGAAGATCTTCTGTTAGCCGAAAAGGTCAACAAACAAAACGAAATTGTACTTTACAATGACGATGTAAATACCTTCGATCATGTTATAGATACACTCATGTATGCCTGTGAGCATACACCAGAACAGGCAGAGCAATGTTCTATTATTGTGCATTACAAAGGTAAGTGTACAGTAAAAACAGGCTCGCTTTCAGAATTAAAACCCCGCTGCAGTATGTTGCTAGATGCAGGTCTTTCTGCGGAAATCGTCTAG
- a CDS encoding adenine phosphoribosyltransferase, whose product MNIEQYIRDIKDFPKQGVDFKDITPLLANPEAMRICAQELLNLTEMQPIDKVVAIEARGFFFASLLAEKLNAGFVPIRKPGKLPFDTLKQPYTLEYGMDTLEIHEDAIQKGDLVLLHDDVLATGGTAQAACRLVEQLGGKVVQCNFLIELSFLKGTEKLKYYEVRSLLTY is encoded by the coding sequence TTGAATATTGAACAATACATTCGAGATATTAAAGATTTTCCTAAGCAAGGGGTTGATTTCAAAGATATAACACCACTATTAGCAAATCCAGAAGCAATGAGAATTTGTGCGCAAGAATTGCTAAACCTTACAGAAATGCAGCCAATAGATAAGGTGGTGGCTATTGAAGCTAGAGGTTTTTTCTTTGCAAGCTTGTTGGCAGAAAAGTTGAATGCTGGATTCGTGCCTATACGCAAGCCTGGGAAATTACCTTTCGATACGCTAAAACAACCTTATACATTAGAATATGGAATGGATACCTTAGAAATTCATGAAGATGCTATTCAAAAAGGAGATCTAGTTTTATTACATGACGATGTGCTGGCTACTGGAGGAACGGCCCAAGCCGCATGTAGATTGGTAGAACAACTAGGAGGGAAGGTAGTACAATGTAACTTCTTAATAGAACTCTCCTTTTTAAAAGGAACTGAAAAATTGAAGTACTACGAAGTAAGATCGCTACTTACTTATTAA
- the prmA gene encoding 50S ribosomal protein L11 methyltransferase, producing MSNSYIEYSFNVSPLQPGTEILIAELGYAGFESFVENECGVQAYIQKGDWNKTILDGVQILKSSEFAITFQQKEIEQVNWNAEWEKNFNPIEVSNTCAVRAPFHTPFHVQYEIVIEPKMSFGTGHHETTFMMLQQLLETPCEGKKVLDMGCGTAVLAILAAMRGAKPIDAIDIDSWCVENSIENVARNGQEHISVLLGGAEVIPKHEKYDIIIANINRNILLEDMAAYVSVLQDGGVLFLSGFYKDDLPIITESCNNLGLTFVENREKNNWIAAKFVN from the coding sequence ATGTCGAATAGCTATATTGAATACAGTTTTAATGTAAGTCCGTTACAGCCTGGTACAGAAATATTAATCGCCGAACTTGGTTACGCGGGGTTCGAAAGTTTTGTAGAAAATGAATGCGGGGTACAGGCTTACATTCAAAAAGGAGATTGGAATAAAACGATTTTAGACGGAGTTCAAATTTTGAAATCGTCTGAGTTTGCTATTACATTTCAGCAAAAAGAGATCGAACAAGTAAATTGGAATGCAGAGTGGGAAAAGAACTTTAATCCCATAGAGGTTAGTAATACCTGTGCAGTGAGAGCCCCGTTTCATACCCCGTTTCATGTACAATATGAAATTGTAATTGAACCAAAGATGAGCTTCGGAACGGGTCATCATGAAACTACATTTATGATGCTTCAACAGCTACTAGAAACTCCTTGTGAAGGGAAGAAAGTGCTAGATATGGGTTGCGGCACTGCTGTATTGGCTATTCTGGCTGCTATGAGAGGTGCCAAACCAATAGACGCGATAGATATCGATTCGTGGTGCGTAGAAAATAGTATTGAAAATGTGGCCCGTAATGGTCAGGAACATATAAGCGTATTACTAGGAGGAGCGGAGGTCATTCCGAAGCATGAAAAATACGATATCATTATCGCAAATATTAATCGAAATATACTCTTGGAAGATATGGCAGCCTACGTGTCTGTGTTGCAAGATGGGGGTGTATTATTTTTAAGTGGTTTTTATAAAGATGACTTGCCAATTATTACCGAATCTTGCAATAATCTGGGCTTAACATTCGTTGAAAATAGGGAGAAAAATAACTGGATTGCGGCAAAATTTGTAAATTAG
- the cdaA gene encoding diadenylate cyclase CdaA: MDFFDIRIIDGIDIVLVAFLMYYLYKLVRGTVAINIFVGIVIIYAIWRLTELLQMELLSKILGGFLGVGMFALIVVFQQEIRKFLLMLGSTNFAARKKMLRKFNLFSSEKENKTEVEAILKACVNMSKSQTGALIVIKRNNSLDFITNSGDEMKIEVNQPIIESVFYKNSPLHDGAMVIEENTITATRVILPVSNDRRIPQRFGLRHRAAVGITEKTDALCLVVSEENGQISYLKEGDFVLFEHTEDLQQQLTQDLN; the protein is encoded by the coding sequence TTGGACTTTTTTGACATACGTATCATTGACGGAATAGACATCGTGCTAGTTGCATTTTTGATGTACTATCTGTATAAGTTGGTTCGCGGTACTGTAGCCATCAATATTTTTGTAGGTATTGTAATTATCTATGCTATTTGGAGGCTAACCGAATTACTTCAGATGGAGTTGCTAAGTAAAATTCTTGGCGGATTTCTAGGTGTTGGAATGTTTGCTTTAATCGTAGTTTTTCAGCAGGAAATACGAAAGTTTTTACTCATGCTAGGCTCTACCAACTTTGCAGCCCGTAAAAAAATGTTGAGAAAATTCAATTTATTTTCTTCAGAAAAAGAGAATAAAACTGAAGTAGAAGCTATTTTAAAAGCATGTGTAAATATGAGTAAATCCCAAACAGGAGCGCTTATAGTTATTAAACGAAATAACAGTTTAGATTTTATTACTAACTCTGGTGACGAGATGAAGATTGAGGTAAACCAGCCCATTATTGAAAGTGTTTTTTATAAAAACAGTCCGTTGCATGATGGAGCCATGGTGATTGAAGAAAATACAATAACAGCAACTAGAGTTATACTTCCAGTGAGCAATGATCGTCGCATACCCCAACGATTTGGACTCAGACATAGAGCCGCTGTGGGAATCACCGAAAAAACCGACGCACTTTGTTTGGTGGTAAGCGAAGAAAATGGGCAAATATCGTATCTAAAAGAAGGAGACTTTGTGCTTTTTGAACATACAGAAGATTTACAACAACAACTTACACAAGATTTGAACTAA